The following are encoded together in the Culex pipiens pallens isolate TS chromosome 1, TS_CPP_V2, whole genome shotgun sequence genome:
- the LOC120432209 gene encoding uncharacterized protein LOC120432209 has product MQSMDPCTEYNAGSLGGHGNDYQRQLAWTLLQRAMLAGCEFRLAFEMDDAGKFDDVGLFVNGAWTLIQTKHSRLQKHITKETLFEGGDGDFALGKYLKSYHKMKWSHGEVGKIILFTNRSLDWSKFEVNSYLEVKLDGMLDFSQGKHLQLINQEENMMKLLRDEAFKRDLSDIREAIVDLFRNEKMHQILEEYHCYLKEVFVIDGQDVCLVKAKQHKNPIIKQLYSELERILGKDYCKIDAKLMGNFWSLTENLVKTEIDRNTIEDFFSKLVLSISQPSVEALREVMISEGRRWMLSWVRPDDLGRMDGSFDKVPLDIIMKEFDNYEKSEKVIIAKGKKQIRKDFLDTQKGNEIMRKIKEKLLADIQIGSHRSCASFEQTEHYYINRKICFQDTFVKMLDTEFVQQLFASFKNQSCFVLTAQPGMGKSTLWQYLAFQAQQLHSDKAVLLVYLNNLSGVAPSINTLEDISSSNVFKNELSNKNVQLLVNESKSEIILFLDAFDEVRTENRENTLKLIRVLLQKKNIKIIVSGRRHIKNYLVESLKAVSMELQAFDCDEQIMFLKKYWKKSATDPARFKTFADKIVAKFHRDISSKEYDFTGVPLMIRMVAEIFAGPFEKYLESNDGLNSIVRGEKMSLIGLYEQFGRKCIKITMNKKYNVDSNKEPDRLFDSTVTAIDYDYQVLAVERLFSFELIPFIANKKYHETLQSIRERIEDQQSLIIEVVATDVRFTHLSFAEYYAAKHLFEFCGLKEAHFCKRYIWRDLQRRKVVRIFFLAMIESNIVINSKDVGKSMAKLSQQDINRLKLLKECGTEVICWACKSDFENIVKGLHYLHDPFTFENVRNGMGRPLLRISFESGARKVDEFLKEIFKQSATCKYPLHLAVESNRLDVVKQLIAGQMDVNLLDDEGNTPIFRVKSFEMIDYLLQKGANLNVANQFQSTMLFNIVFYGEFDSLPFLFELKDSNGYELSKIINVPNDIGETLLHVACRTGNLKIVKLLIQKGADVNLKNKSSDTPLDLALKLFHLDVVKYLHHECNAVTNLFNAGMSDFLSNSAGKNCLIVQISENTVNCTCTDIAETVEAECTVKNAIRTCLFVNMDFNLRDNNGNSALHLVAKSGCIEAMKILCKNKVQINGQNIEGKTPLHFAVKNGSYHLVEFLVSQGSDLTLTDKTGNTVLHSAAKVCDEKMINTLIEMFRSQSLSLDTENFNGKSPLYIALNGCKETTVKLLLDAGANINSLFSLQFECNFRLSQIIDLWKFSGTTFQCLLDKTNKCLLKDENLLRLAADLGCEKSVKILIEAGMNINAIFFIESLQPWLKNNPDSSTKTALHIAAQRGHNDVIKLLINLKADVNIQNGKGQSPLHFSPTPKTYNLLVREGADENVTDFEGNTVLHIAARDNRLELVEFLLNKISSDVDCKNRIGQTAFHFASYGGHERIVELLIRKNANINVKDDLAKTAIFYAVKREHSSMIRCLKKHSAEIDLNDYKGMLHTAVRQYKTEQVVSLLMVGVDVNEVDEYGRTALHWAASLAHSEAVFQLVAAGANVNTLDKYGNYPLNYAAVCYNLQEHMIGYLIDYSTNIDHRDNFGEPPLHSAIRNSHSDYLTNILIAKHASIYSVDLNGNTPLHQAISRNKDGVIHLLIDLLAPPELTSQNNRGEIPLHLAVRENKFELVVKLVEKGAYIEITQQKTALELARDKNYWDIYEYLTKKLELRYEVEPLKY; this is encoded by the coding sequence ATGCAAAGCATGGACCCCTGCACGGAGTACAACGCGGGCAGCCTAGGAGGCCATGGGAACGATTACCAGCGGCAGCTTGCTTGGACGCTGCTGCAGCGGGCGATGCTGGCAGGCTGTGAGTTTAGGCTCGCGTTCGAGATGGACGACGCCGGCAAGTTTGACGACGTTGGCCTGTTTGTGAACGGCGCGTGGACGCTCATCCAGACCAAGCACAGTCGGCTGCAAAAACATATAACCAAGGAAACGCTGTTTGAAGGTGGCGACGGTGACTTTGCGCTGGGGAAGTATTTGAAGAGTTACCACAAAATGAAATGGAGTCATGGGGAAGTTGGGAAAATTATTCTTTTTACCAATAGAAGTTTGGACTGGTCGAAGTTTGAGGTGAATTCGTACTTGGAAGTGAAATTAGATGGCATGCTCGACTTTTCACAAGGAAAACATCTGCAGTTGATCAATCAAGAGGAAAATATGATGAAACTGCTCAGGGATGAAGCATTCAAACGtgacttaagtgatattcgTGAGGCAATCGTTGATTTGTTTAGGAACGAGAAAATGCACCAAATACTGGAGGAGTACCACTGCTACTTAAAGGAAGTGTTTGTCATCGATGGACAGGACGTATGTTTGGTGAAAGCAAAGCAACATAAGAACCCAATTATTAAACAACTCTACTCAGAGTTGGAACGAATATTAGGAAAAGACTACTGCAAGATTGATGCTAAATTAATGGGCAATTTTTGGTCGCTGACAGAAAATTTAGTCAAGACAGAAATTGATCGCAACACTATTGAGgatttcttttcaaaattagttcTGTCGATTTCACAACCCAGCGTTGAGGCACTGCGAGAAGTAATGATCAGCGAAGGACGACGTTGGATGCTCAGCTGGGTACGACCTGACGATTTGGGGCGAATGGATGGGAGTTTTGATAAGGTGCCGTTGGATATAATTATGAAAGAGTTTGATAACTATGAAAAGTCTGAAAAGGTTATAATTGCAAAGggtaaaaaacaaattagaaaagattttttggaTACTCAGAAAGGCAACGAAATCATgagaaaaattaaagaaaaattgcTAGCAGACATACAAATAGGTAGCCATCGATCGTGTGCAAGTTTTGAACAAACCGAACATTACTACATTAATCGGAAAATTTGCTTTCAAGAcacttttgttaaaatgttaGACACTGAGTTTGTTCAGCAACTTTTCGCATCATTCAAGAACCAGAGCTGTTTCGTTCTCACGGCTCAACCAGGCATGGGAAAAAGTACTCTCTGGCAGTATTTGGCATTTCAAGCTCAACAACTTCACTCGGATAAGGCCGTGCTCTTGGTTTACTTGAACAATTTGTCAGGCGTTGCGCCAAGCATTAATACGTTGGAAGATATTTCAAGCTCAAACGTCTTTAAGAATGAGCTTTCCAATAAAAACGTTCAACTACTTGTGAACGAGAGTAAAAGCGAAATAATATTATTTCTGGATGCTTTCGATGAAGTTAGAACAGAAAACCGTgaaaatactttgaaacttattaGAGTATTAttacaaaagaaaaacattaaaataattgtaaGTGGTAGACGACACATCAAGAATTATCTCGTCGAAAGTCTCAAGGCGGTTTCGATGGAGCTGCAAGCATTTGACTGTGACGAGCAGATAATGTTTCTGAAAAAGTATTGGAAAAAAAGTGCTACCGACCCAGCAAGATTCAAAACATTTGCTGATAAAATAGTTGCAAAATTTCACCGCGACATTTCCAGCAAAGAGTACGACTTTACCGGTGTTCCACTGATGATCAGAATGGTGGCGGAAATTTTCGCCGGGCCGTTTGAAAAGTATCTCGAATCGAACGATGGTTTGAACTCAATTGTACGTGGAGAGAaaatgagcctgattggtttgTACGAGCAGTTTGGCCGGAAGTGTATAAAAATTACAATGAACAAAAAGTACAACGTTGACAGCAATAAAGAGCCAGATCGGTTGTTTGACTCAACAGTGACAGCAATAGATTACGATTATCAGGTGCTTGCTGTAGAACGATTGTTTTCATTTGAACTAATACCATTCATAGCGAACAAAAAGTATCACGAAACATTGCAATCGATCAGAGAAAGAATCGAGGATCAGCAGTCTCTGATAATCGAAGTAGTTGCTACAGATGTACGATTTACACACTTATCTTTTGCCGAGTATTATGCAGCAAagcatttgtttgaattttgtggTTTAAAGGAGGCTCATTTTTGCAAAAGATACATTTGGAGGGACCTTCAAAGGCGTAAAGTTGTGCGCATTTTCTTTCTGGCGATGATTGAGTCAAACATCGTTATAAATTCGAAAGACGTGGGCAAAAGTATGGCTAAGTTGAGCCAGCAAGATATAAACAGGCTTAAGCTGTTGAAGGAATGTGGCACAGAAGTTATTTGTTGGGCTTGCAAAAGTGACTTTGAGAACATTGTGAAAGGTTTGCACTATTTGCATGATCCCTTTACCTTTGAAAATGTGAGAAATGGCATGGGAAGACCCCTGCTTCGGATATCGTTTGAAAGTGGCGCACGAAAAGTTGacgaatttttaaaagaaattttcaaacagAGTGCGACCTGCAAGTATCCTCTTCATCTGGCTGTTGAAAGCAATCGACTGGATGTGGTGAAACAATTAATTGCCGGTCAGATGGATGTCAATTTACTTGATGACGAAGGAAACACTCCAATATTTCGAGTCAAGTCGTTCGAGATGATTGATTATTTATTACAAAAAGGTGCAAACCTAAATGTCgcaaatcaatttcaaagtaCTATGCTTTTTAATATCGTGTTTTATGGAGAGTTTGACTCCCTACCGTTCTTATTTGAATTGAAAGATTCAAATGGGTACGAACTTTCCAAAATAATAAATGTTCCAAATGATATTGGGGAAACTCTTCTTCATGTGGCTTGTCGAACCGGTAACTTGAAAATAGTTAAGCTTCTGATCCAAAAAGGTGCTGATgtaaacttaaaaaacaaaagctCTGATACGCCGTTAGATCTTGCATTGAAATTGTTCCACCTGGATGTTgtgaaatatttgcatcatGAGTGTAACGCTGTCACAAACCTTTTCAATGCTGGAATGTCCGATTTTTTGTCGAACTCCGCTggtaaaaattgtttaatcGTTCAAATAAGTGAAAATACAGTCAACTGTACCTGCACCGATATCGCAGAGACTGTTGAAGCCGAATGCACTGTCAAAAATGCTATTCGAACATGTCTCTTTGTAAACATGGACTTCAATTTAAGGGATAACAATGGCAACTCTGCACTTCACCTAGTGGCCAAATCTGGGTGCATCGAAGCGATGAAGATTCTTTGCAAAAATAAGGTTCAAATAAATGGccaaaacattgaagggaaAACTCCCCTTCATTTTGCTGTTAAAAACGGATCCTACCACCTTGTTGAGTTTCTGGTCTCTCAAGGGAGTGACCTTACTTTAACTGATAAAACTGGGAACACAGTTTTACATTCAGCGGCGAAAGTATGCGATGAGAAAATGATCAACACATTGATCGAAATGTTTCGATCGCAGTCACTGTCACTGGATACCGAGAACTTTAATGGGAAAAGTCCACTTTATATTGCATTAAACGGATGTAAGGAAACAACTGTAAAACTCTTACTCGATGCAGGGGCCAACATAAATTCATTGTTTAGTCTACAGTTTGAGTGCAACTTCAGATTAAGTCAAATAATAGATCTTTGGAAGTTCTCAGGTACAACCTTTCAGTGTTTACTtgataaaacaaacaaatgttTACTCAAAGACGAAAATCTCCTTCGTTTGGCAGCTGACTTGGGATGtgaaaaatcagtcaaaatccTCATCGAAGCTGGAATGAAtatcaatgcaattttttttattgaatctttACAACCTTGGCTAAAAAATAACCCAGATTCTTCAACTAAAACAGCACTTCACATTGCTGCGCAACGCGGTCATAACGATGTGATCAAACTGTTGATAAACTTGAAAGCTGACGTAAACATTCAAAACGGAAAGGGACAATCTCCACTCCACTTTTCACCAACACCAAAAACGTACAATTTATTGGTTCGAGAAGGCGCCGACGAAAATGTAACGGATTTTGAAGGAAACACTGTTTTACACATCGCAGCAAGGGACAATCGCTTGGAATTGGTTGAATTTCTACTGAACAAAATATCCTCCGATGTTGACTGTAAGAATAGGATAGGTCAAACTGCCTTCCATTTTGCTTCCTATGGTGGGCATGAAAGGATAGTGGAATTGCTTATCAGAAAAAACGCAAACATTAATGTGAAAGACGATTTAGCGAAGACTGCGATTTTCTACGCAGTTAAAAGAGAGCACTCCAGCATGATCCGTTGTTTGAAAAAGCATTCAGCGGAAATTGATTTGAATGATTATAAGGGTATGTTGCACACAGCTGTACGTCAGTATAAGACGGAACAAGTTGTTTCGCTACTCATGGTCGGAGTCGATGTCAACGAAGTCGATGAATATGGTAGAACTGCCCTGCATTGGGCCGCATCACTTGCCCATTCAGAAGCTGTGTTTCAATTGGTAGCTGCCGGTGCAAATGTCAACACCTTGGACAAGTATGGCAATTATCCTTTAAATTATGCTGCAGTTTGCTACAATTTGCAAGAACACATGATTGGATACCTCATAGATTATTCGACCAACATTGACCATAGAGATAATTTCGGAGAACCTCCCCTTCATTCAGCAATTAGGAATAGTCATTCAGATTACCTCACAAACATACTTATCGCAAAGCACGCATCCATTTATTCAGTAGATCTTAACGGAAATACACCTCTACACCAGGCAATTTCAAGAAACAAAGACGGTGTGATTCACCTACTCATTGACCTTCTAGCACCACCAGAGTTGACCAGCCAAAACAATCGGGGAGAAATTCCACTTCATTTGGCagttagggaaaataaatttgaactgGTTGTAAAGCTAGTTGAAAAGGGGGCGTATATAGAAATTACACAACAGAAAACTGCGCTTGAATTGGCGCGAGACAAAAATTACTGGGACATTTATGAGTATTTAACAAAGAAATTGGAACTACGATACGAAGTGGAGCCGTTAAAGTATTAG